The genomic segment GATTTGAGTCCTAATAAAATGGCAGACGTTGCGAGTGGTTTAATGGTAAATAAAATTGTCTcttgaattatatatataatatattgtacttttaatttatttcctcCTTTATAGATCGACGATCCTAGTGGCATGAAAAAAGAAGCAACAGTGGATGATCTTGTAAAAATAGTAGAAGACCTCACAAGAATACATTAGATGTAGTTCTTTGGCTGATTTGTatagtttattatattttgaaaagCTCACAGATAGATTGATAAGAAAAATCTTAAATGTTTgggtaacaaattaaaaaatttatatacaattatctaTTTATCATTAATAGTACAAGAAAGTAGGAAAAtagatttttcttcttttccattCTTGTGAAGATACTTTGTTATGTATATCTGTACTCTTGtactttaattttttaataacagtttacttcaaatatttatatatgcatatatgaaAACTGGTCAGAAAGTTTTTGAACTTATTTTAAGGATTTGTTATTCATACAAATTGACAAAACTGCGCTTCAAATACTGTTTCGTCAGTGTGTACACCtatttcgatattttaataattgtgaTATCGAAGATAACGTATTTCTTACaataattaataacatttatttaagtagtacttattttaaatgaatttaaaaacttTTTGATCGACTACGACAATTATCTTTTGTTTTTAAATGTCTTAGAGTGTTAAAGACTATTTAAGTTAATAATCAGTTACATTGATGTCAAGTTATAAAAATGTTATACGCTCAATTAATGAACTTCGCTTTTGATAATACTTCCACTTTTGAGCGTAATAAATTGTAAAACTTGACGAAGATTTGCTAATgatttatattactattatgtcgGTGTTAATTGCTGAAAAGTTACGTAGAATCCTTATATCTTTGTAACATTGagtgtaaataataaaaaaatattcactttctgataaaattttttcgtaatatatatattaaatttacttgTTTGCATTTATTGCAGATTTTAAAGTGGTTGGATCAAACAACCAGTTTCTTAATTCTTCGATACCTTGACCGGTCATTCCACTAGTTTCAAATATAGATAATTCTTGCGTAGCTTCCTTTTGTAGACGTGAATAATGAAGTATAAGTAAGGCTTCGTTGCGCATTTGACGATAAGAAAGGTCCATTTTGTTCAATGTTAATGCGATTTTTATATTTCGCAGTCTAGGGTCGAGTAATAATGAGTAAAGTAATACTCCTGCCGCGCTTATTTGGCAAAGATTGCTTGTATCTATTACATAAATAAGCTTCCGTGTCTAAAAAGCAGGATAATAACTTAGAAAATTATCGaagatttatttaaaattttcaacctatatatttttattgttcataATCCTTTCGAAAAAAAGATTTACCTTTTCAAAGTAATGTTTCCATATTGGTGCCATACTACCACCTATTTCTTTAATAATCATATCAAATTCTCCGGTACtattttttattgtaaaaagaTTTATGCCATTCGTAGAAACAGTATGAGTCGCATTATCCATTTCATCTCCTTGTAATCGTTTCATTAAAAATGTTTTACCCGATTTAACAGGACCAAGACAAAGACACATCGTTTACGCTATTATACTTATTGAAGGAACATTGAACTTGTTATGTTTTTGTAAATTGATCATGAAACATGAAATTCATATGTACAGGAATGTATTGATTTAACAAACGTGTTTCTATAGAGAATAGATTACTTGTTATATTAGTATCAATTGATTATTCCATTATAAAAGTCTAGAATAACATTtgtgaaatgaaaattaataacatagattacagaatataaatattattcctTAAGTCGATATAATTAGTAAAATTTTAACAAATGATATATGAGATTTGGATATTTCAGTACACGTTTCATAACTTTCGCACaatttaatatacaaaattttaaaattgtgTACATTACTACTGCTAGTTTACATAAAAAATTTACTCTCAAATAACAAATGTTACGAACTTTGCCAAAGATACGAGAACAATGTTTTATTGTTACATATAACAAATACTAGATAAACAATAAATTAGTAAAGTATAATGTAGTACGTTCAGTGATGTGCATATAAATGATCAGTTTTATAAGTACAATGCGAAATGAACGAAATAATATATGTTAAAGATAAATCAAAATTGCATAGAATTTGTTTGCACACTAtgcttttttaaaaaaattttacatttcatgtaatatataatatagacaggtttttttcttctttaacaTATACATTTCATTATAATCACATTCTAACATTCTTTGTTAGTAACACCGGTAGAAACACATCTTTCTTTTACTAGTTACTTCATAATAACATAAGATAAAAGgtataaaataattatgaatTACGAAATAATGCCTAAAAAATAACGTAACAGTTGACAAAGAAAGATATAAGTTCAACAAAACGAAATTATTGCAACGGTTCTTATTTGGAAAAATATGCATTCCATCGATGCGATGAAATTCACGCTTCTTAttgatttaatttaaataaattaaattgcaTTAATTTAAATCAATCTTTTGCATTAATCAAGCAAATTACGAAATGCTGTCAGACCACCtacaaatttaatataaaacaataaatataattattattagcatTTACACTTACTGTGTTACTGTTTTATAGGTATATATTCACATAACACTTTAAATATATAtccaaatataaaagaaaaagtaacAAGTGCAAAGGTTCAAAAACTTTGAACGATAAAGGGTGCATTCCTTTGTAATCACGTTTATGTTTCTTGTATCATTATTAAAGAAtgcgaaaaaaagaatttcgcACATATGTTACGCACAAGGCACAGGAGGCTTACCCCTACTAGCGCAAGTTTACAAAATGGAATAAAGAGCAAGAATTTACCATGTTTTTTGAGTCTACCGATTCTGTcgcaatattaataatttatctaaTTTTCTGTACAaacgtatttatatatattacttaTGTGCATTTTCtcgtaaataaaatgtatatatgtatatatattacaaagTAACTCCTCTGAGTCTGTACAATGATTTCATAGGCAGATTGTACTCCAAATTTAATAATCTTTTTCCTCGGAGCACGACTAGACTAGGATCTGTCAAATCAAGCTTGATTCACTTTCTATAGCAAAGATCGTACTTGTCGTGGCATTTGCCATGACTGCAAACGTTTATCTTTGCTACCAGCTATGATCTAGAAAAATAAATGTTTGAATATTAGATTTAATGTAATATTCTAATAGCattttaatagaatattttagaTACCTTATTGTCTATGACTTCCATACTTAATAACATATTACCAGGTCCAGGTATACTGCATACAAGTTGATGATCCTAGAATTTGTCTAAAGATTAATACAATTTCTTTCATAGCTAACATTAGTTTTTAAGTTCATACTAACctttgtattaaatacataaatatttccaTCATAACAACCAGCAAATAATAGTTGTTTATACAGACGCATGCATACAATTCCTACACCAGCATCATACTGCATTGTTTGTTCGCCattctataaaataaaagaatgcaAAGAATGAATTTTACATGATGATGCGGTATTACAATGATAACATGGAAGATTATACAGTAGAATCTCGATTATCCAGACACTTATTATTCAAGTGTTCTATCATCGGAATATTCTATTATCGGTACATTTCGTACTATGTGTGTATGTAATTCATGCAGTATTTACTTCCTTCTATCAAAATTATCGAAGATAACTTTTCAATTCGAACAAACTCTTCACAGCATTTTAGTATGGTATTTACATTTAAAGCCTCACGGCAACAATGTTGTCAGAACGGAAATGGGTAATATTGTCAGTtgaaacaaaatataaaatcatgAAGAAGTTGAGAAATGGCTAGAATGCAATAAACTTAACACAAAAATATGGTGTTGAAAAATCTACAGTCAGTGGTATAAAAAATAAAGAGTGaagaatagaaaattatttacagGATATTGACTCATCGGATGCTAGTACTTCCCAAACAAGTTCAAAACTGGCAAAAAATAATGATTTCGACACGATTCGTTACTAGTGGTTTCTACAATGTAGACATAAAGAAATACCTATATCAGGGCCGGTTATATACGAGGAAGCTTGGCagtttaatgaaaaattaaatggAAATCCTAATTTTCACCAAAGTTTAAATTACGTCACAGTATTCATCAAATGAACATTAGTGGAGAAAAACTTTTTCGTGGGCTTGCAGCGCTGCATAGCATACCAGAATGCGAAAATCGTAGCAGAACTGATGTAAAAGGTTGACTTGAATTtgataagaaatataatattgGCATACAAGTATGTACCAATGAAATTCTTCAAAGTGTTAATAACAAAACTGTGGATCAAGAAGTGGATTATTATATTATccgaatatatctatctccttatTAATTCCTATAATCGAGATTGTATTGTACCTACgtatattatttttacaaacCGTAAAATCAAAGACAAGTATAGATGTGCTACTTGTACCACAATAAATCAAATGATTATCACGCATCAAACTATACACAGTGTGACTTTTTTGACCACAAATTGTGCGAAGAAATAGGCCATTTTGAGCATCTCGTATCGTTATCGGTTGACTACGTGATGCTACGATAAGAACTCTTCGTGGACCCTCGTTAGTTGCTTTTAAAGCTAATACAGACTTATCTGAGAACTGTATGCTGTTTCCTTTAATTGTACCtgactgaaatatttatacattttttgttACAAAAACGATATTCATACATATTCGATAAAAACAATTTTATACATAACATTTTTCAACGAACCTTTATATGATAGCGAGATACATGCCCTGATTTAGTaccaataaaaattattccCCATGCTTCATCCATACATTGTATGGGGCTACCTATATCTGCTGTATCTCTCACTTGTACTCCAGtctaatgaaatttatttataataaataataatatgtggCAAAAGGAGTTAATAACATGTATGTATTATGCTAAATTAATAAACTTGTTACTGTTACCATTATGTTGTAACATCGTAAGGTTCCATCCAATGAACCAGAGAACATCCATTCTTTGCTAATATCTGTGCTAGTTgtattgtatacatataaaCAAGTTACTGCTGCTTGATGACCTTTATAGATGTTTAATATTCCATTAGATGCTTGATTGTACCTGTATATTCTGCCATCTTCACTTGCGGCTAGGAATGAATTCTCAAAAACCTAGAAAAAATACTTCCCTGTTATTAAGTTGTAAAATTTAATCTAACTTATAGAATTCTGATAAAAGTTATTTATAGTGGTAATAGTTTCATGATTATagataaaaagagaaataacgctaTTTCCTTGTATTTTTACATTTGTATATATCATATACCAATAGAACACTTTatatgataaaataaatattttatgaaaaataaaatataatagcaAAAAAGTATAATGGTTCTATACAAACTAAGACCATAATACAATTTCTTTGTCTCAAAGAATATTTGGATCTACTATGttataaaaaagaagagaaagtatCACGGAGTTTGATgccaaaaaataaaaatatttatgtattactTTAATACATACTTTCATGTCATTATTTCTTTCTATTACGACGCTTCCGTTTCTTTACCTTAATATCTAAAATAGGACCTTTATGAACCGTATATTGCGTCCTCAGTAGTTCTTTATCTTCATTTGTATCTATTGCAGTCAATGTTGATCCAGACTTGCTGTGTTGTTGATTCTTAGTAACTATCGTTTTTTCTTCCACAATTTCAACATCTGGCTTATCACAATTCTGTATAATGTCTACAGTAATAGGTTCCTTCACTAAAACTGGCATAACTTCGATATCAGGGTCTGCACATTCTTCTCTATCATTTACAGGTGAATCCATATTTGCAGATCTTggtattttcttaattttaatggAACTTATTTGATCATTAACAAGTCGTGTTGTATCGTCgaattttttaatcaattttgaAGTCTGACTTCGTGGTAATTCACTCAATGATGTTGTCTTGCATACAGTAGGCAAATCTTTGGTTGATGTTGATTCCATAAGACTTACGGAAGAATCCATTTGAATAGAGTTAGGATAGACGTATGTGTTAATTTTGGATATTCCATACTTTTGTAATACGTCTAAGCTTACATTCGGATTCAAAATCGTATGTCTACAATCTACTATCTGTACCACGCAATTCATCATTTCGGACATTGTATGTTTTTTGTGtcttttaattctttttaaaGATCCATTACTTGAATTCAATTCGTGTGCCACAACTTCAATTTCTGAAAGAATAGGCGTGCGTCGCTTCCTGTTCGTTATTGGCTTTTGAATATTACGATTCCTTCTAGTATTTACTAATATAGTTTCGACTTCTTCGTATGGTGATGTACTTGGAAACTGCATCCTGAAATTCTTTTCCTCTTGCTCAGCATTTGGGACGGTTACATCAATCTCTACTTTTATACGTTTCATAGGTTCTTCGGCATATCTCGAGCTTCGTCGAACAGCAGTCTTGCTGTTTCCTCTCTTATGCTTAAACGATTTCTTACTTAATACTTCATCGCTTTTTAATGCTTCTGTATTCTCagtaaaagaagaaacagatgcgcacttcttattattattttcttcgcATGCAGTCTTATCAAATCGCTCAATATCTTTTCTTTTATGTGATTCTTTACGTTC from the Bombus affinis isolate iyBomAffi1 chromosome 11, iyBomAffi1.2, whole genome shotgun sequence genome contains:
- the LOC126922297 gene encoding ADP-ribosylation factor-like protein 16; the encoded protein is MCLCLGPVKSGKTFLMKRLQGDEMDNATHTVSTNGINLFTIKNSTGEFDMIIKEIGGSMAPIWKHYFEKTRKLIYVIDTSNLCQISAAGVLLYSLLLDPRLRNIKIALTLNKMDLSYRQMRNEALLILHYSRLQKEATQELSIFETSGMTGQGIEELRNWLFDPTTLKSAINANK